The sequence CTTTTCTCTTGAAGGGCGAGATCAAATTGGAGAGCGTGCCTGGCCAGGGAAGCATATTCACGCTGTTTTTGCCGCTTCGCTATCCGGGCAATGGGGCTGCGCCAATCGGAGAGCATTCCGCTTTGGCTTTTGACGCGCGCCGCGCGCCAGGGTCGACCGCCTTGCCCTTTATTCGAGAGGAGCCCATTGAGGATGATCGGGACGATGGCGCCGACCGTCCCATCTTCCTGATTGTCGAGGACGACTCTCACTACGCGCGGATACTTCTCGGACTCGTCCGCGAGAAGGGCTTCAAAGGGATCGTCGCCACGAGAGGCGCCGCCGCGCTTCAACTTGCCCGTCAATATTCGCCCTCCGCAGTTTCTCTCGACATCTTCCTGCCGGACATGCTGGGCTGGACCGTTCTGCACCATCTCAAGCATGATTTGGCCATGCGTCATATCCCCGTCGTTATTATTACAATTGAAGAACAAGGTCGAGAAAAGCTCGCTCATGGGGCCTTTGCCTATCTTGTGAAGGAGGGCTCTATTGACAATGTGAGCGCCGCGTTCGACCGGGTTAGAGACTTTACGGCAAGAAAGATCAAGCGCTTGCTTGTTGTGGAGGACAATGACGTCGAACGCCGGTCGATGCTCGAGTTGCTCAGTCACGATGATGTGGAAATTGAGACCGCCGCAACAGGCGCGCAAGCGATCAGTATTCTGGCGACGGCAAGTTTCGATTGCATGGTTCTCGATCTTCGCCTCCCCGACATGTCTGGCCTGGAGCTGCTAGATCAGAAAAGGGATGATCCGCGCTTCAAGTCGCTGCCAGTGGTCGTATTCACAGGCAAGGACTTGTCGACCGAAGAGACCGCTCGTTTGAACACCGTGGCGAAAAGCTTGGTGCTCAAGGATGTGCAGAGTCCCGAACGGCTGCTTGATGAAACTGCTCTGTTTCTCCACCGCGCCACAACGGCTCTCCCCAAAGAGAAGCAAAACATGCTTCAGCGGTTGTGGAGCTCGAATGAGGCGTTGCGCGATCGGAAGGTTCTGATCGTCGATGACGACGCTCGAAACATTTTCGCACTCACCGCGCTTCTGGAAGAGCGCGGAATGGAGGTAAGCAGCGCGACAAGCGGGCGGATGGCAATCGAGAAAATCGCGAGCCGACCCGATTTGGATATCGTGCTGATGGACATTATGATGCCCGACATGGACGGATATGAAACCATACGCCAAATTCGAGAGGATCAGCAATACGCGCGGCTCCCGATACTCGCTTTAACGGCGAAAGCCATGAAAGGCGACCGCGAGAAATGCCTCGCCGCGGGCGCCAGCGACTATATCTCCAAACCTGTCGACACGGATCAACTTCTGTCGCTTCTGCGGGTTTGGTTGTTTCGGTGATGGTTTCTGATGACTCAAATCGCCGGGCTGAGGGACGGCCGCCAGGACTCGAGACGCGCACGGACGCTGGGATGAGCAGGATATCGAGAGCGACGCCGCCAATGGAACGCGATACGGGTTCTGGCGGGGCGCACCCGGAGCGCCGCGGCAATATCGAAGATGCGAGCGTCGCGACGGATGCGACGCCCGTCAATATTCTGATCGTTGACGACGAACCCAGAAATCTTTTCGTCCTGGAGACCATCCTCGATGATCCCAGTTATCGACTGGTTCGGGCGGAGTCCGCGGAACAGGCTCTGTTTGCGCTTCTCGCTGAGGAATTTGCGCTTCTCATTCTCGACATACGAATGCCGGGGGTGAACGGGTTTGAGTTGGCGCGGTTGGTGAAGGAGCGTCGAAAATCGGCCGACGTGCCAATCATCTTTTTGACAGCCTATTATAACGAGGATCAACACGTCATCGAAGGCTACGGATCTGGCGCTGTAGATTATCTCCTTAAACCCATTCAGCCGGCGATTCTGCGGTCGAAGGTGCGCGTCTTCGTCGAACTTTATCGAAAGCAGCGGCGTCTTGAGATCGCCAATCGCACGCTTGTCGCGGAAATTGCCCGACGAACGCAGGCGGAAGGGCAGCTGCGCGAGCTCAATGACACGTTGGAGCAGCGCGTCCAGGAGCAGACGGCGGCTTTGAATAATTCGCTCCAGCGGCTACAGGCGATCCATGACGGGTCGCTCGAATATTTGATTCTGTTGCAGCCGGATGGACGTCTTCTTGAAGCCAATCGAGGCGCGCTTGAGTTCGCTGGCGTGGCGTTCAACGATATGGTTGGAAGGACGCTCTGGGAAACGGTTTGGTTTCAGCCTGATCCTGAGGCAAGCGGCGTCATTCGGGAGGCTGTCGCCCGTGCGGCCGTCGGCGAGGAGCTTCGTTTTGAACTCATCCTCGAAAACTCCAAACAGGAATCAAAGACGCTGGATGTCATGATTCGACCCCTTGCGAACGGACATGGCGAAGTTGCATTGCTCCTGTTCGCCGCCCTCGACATCAGCGCCCGGAAGGCCGCCGAACAATCTGTGCGCAGCAGCGAACGTCGTTTGCGCGAAACCCTCGATAGCTTGCCGGTCGCCGTCTATGGCGTCGACCCAGATGGACGACTGACGGATTACAACCCTGCGTGCGTCGATTTGGCGGGGGTCGTCCCCGAGACCGGCGTGACACGATGGTGCGTCAGCAGCCGCCTGTTTGATACGAACGGCGCGCCCATGCCAATGGAAGCGAGCCCTCTTGCGACGGCGCTTCAATCGAACCGTTCGATGCAGGGAATCGAATTGATCATCGAGCGGCCAGACGGTTCGCGACGTTGGGTTGCAGCCTATCCAACGATCATGCGGAGTGCGGAAGGCGACATCACCGGCGGAGTGAATATTCTCGTCGATATTACCGACCGCAAGCTGCACGAGGAACGGGTCAACCTGTTGATGAATGAGGTGGACCATCG is a genomic window of Methylocystis echinoides containing:
- a CDS encoding response regulator: MERDTGSGGAHPERRGNIEDASVATDATPVNILIVDDEPRNLFVLETILDDPSYRLVRAESAEQALFALLAEEFALLILDIRMPGVNGFELARLVKERRKSADVPIIFLTAYYNEDQHVIEGYGSGAVDYLLKPIQPAILRSKVRVFVELYRKQRRLEIANRTLVAEIARRTQAEGQLRELNDTLEQRVQEQTAALNNSLQRLQAIHDGSLEYLILLQPDGRLLEANRGALEFAGVAFNDMVGRTLWETVWFQPDPEASGVIREAVARAAVGEELRFELILENSKQESKTLDVMIRPLANGHGEVALLLFAALDISARKAAEQSVRSSERRLRETLDSLPVAVYGVDPDGRLTDYNPACVDLAGVVPETGVTRWCVSSRLFDTNGAPMPMEASPLATALQSNRSMQGIELIIERPDGSRRWVAAYPTIMRSAEGDITGGVNILVDITDRKLHEERVNLLMNEVDHRCKNILGVVQAIARQTVLGGLDDFVPRFFERIIALAASHDLLVESRWCGADLSDLIRAHLDHFDGALRSRIALAGPSVRLSNAAAQTVGMILHELATNAVKYGALSTDTGRVAISWRLLDGRKFSLAWQEREGPSVTEPTRRGFGSTVIKAMAESSFAGAVDLTFGAEGLSWRLVCPAAKILESAD